In Pseudomonas glycinae, the DNA window CTGTACCTGCTGGGCATCCTGATGCACCCGGATAACGCCGGCCTGCCGTTCCCGGTGATCCTGACCGGGCCGAAACACGCCGCGCCGTACCTGGAACAACTGGACGCCTTCGTCACCGCGACCCTCGGCGAGGCGGCGAAGAAGCACTACGAAATCATCATCGACGACCCGGCCGAAGTGGCGCGGCAGATGACGGCGGGCCTCAAGGCCGTGAAGCAATTCCGCCGCGAACGCGCCGACGCGTTCCACTTCAACTGGTTGCTGAAGATCGACGAAGGCTTCCAGCGCCCGTTCGATCCGACCCACGAAAACATGGCCAACCTCAAGCTGCACCGCGACCAGCCACCCCATGAACTGGCGGCCAACCTGCGCCGCGCGTTCTCCGGGATCGTGGCCGGTAACGTCAAGGACAAGGGCATCCGCCTGATCGAGGAACACGGGCCGTACCAGATCCGTGGCGATGCCGCGATCATGCAGCCCCTCGATCTGCTGCTCAAAGCCTTCGTCGCCCAGCACCGGATGAAACTGCCGGGCGGCGCGGCGTATGTGCCGTGCTACCGCGTGGTGTCCTGACCCTCAATGCATAAGCCCTGAAAACCCGTTTTTCAGGGCACCCCATAACACTGTGGGAGCGGGCTTGCCCGCGAAGGGGCCAGCGCATTCAGCATTATTGTTGACTGACAGACCGATTTCGCGAGCAAGCCCGCTCCCACAAAAAGAGTGTGAACCATGGATCACATCAACCACATCCTGATTGTCGACGATGACCGCGAGATCCGCGAACTGGTCGGCAATTACCTGACCAAGAACGGCCTGCGCAGCACCGTGGTCGCCGATGGGCGGCAGATGCGCAGCTTTCTGGAAGCCAACACGGTCGACCTGATCGTGCTCGACATCATGCTCCCCGGCGATGACGGGCTGGTGCTGTGCCGCGAATTGCGCGCCGGCAAGCACAAGGCGATCCCGATCCTGATGCTCACCGCCCGCGACGACCAGACCGACCGGATCCTCGGCCTGGAAATGGGTGCTGACGATTACCTGACCAAACCCTTCGCCGCCCGCGAACTGCTGGCGCGGATCAACGCCGTGCTGCGCCGTACACGAATGCTGCCGCCCAATCTGCTGATCACCGAAACCGGGCGCCTGCTCGCGTTCGGCCGCTGGCGCCTGGACACCACCGCCCGCCACCTGCTCGATGAAGACGACACCATGGTTGCCCTCAGCGGCGCCGAATATCGCTTGCTCCGGGTGTTTCTCGATCATCCGCAACGAGTGCTCAGCCGCGATCAGTTGCTGAATTTGACCCAGGGTCGCGATGCCGACCTGTTCGACCGCTCGATTGATTTGCTGGTCAGTCGCCTGCGTCAGCGTCTGCTGGACGACTCCCGCGAGCCGACTTACATCAAGACCGTGCGCAACGAGGGTTATGTGTTCTCCTTCGCCGTGGAGATGCTCGCCGAATCCTGATGGATTTGTATCGCTCTGTATAAATTCGCCGCGCAGATACGTAACCCGTGTTTTCGCGCCGCATCACCACATATCAGCGATACACCCTCGCGTTTGAATGAACCCACCAGAAAGCACTGGCTCACTCATCATCAAACGCAAGGAGAAACACCATGTTCAAGTCCTCGAAATCCCTGGTAATCGCACTCGGCCTGCTCGGTGGCCTGGCAACGGCCGATCTGGCATCCGCCAGCTCCCAGCCACTGGTCGCTGAATACGGCTCGGAAAACCTGCAGAAGGATCACGTTGCCGAAGGTGGCGCGGATCGCTTGCAGGAATTGCGTGAACGCGTGGCTGAAGGCGGTGCGGACCGTTTGCAGGAGCTGCGTGAGCGCGTCGCCGAGGGTGGTGCAGATCGCCTGCAGGAACTGCGCGAGCGTTCGGCCCGCAGCGTGCTGGTCGCCGAGAACCGTCCCGAGTTCGGTTCCAAGTACCAGCGTTACTGATCGTTTGTACCCGCCGTTGTCGATTCCTGCCGGGGGCGCTCTGCCCCCGCAGCGATCACTACCGATAAACCTTGTTCTCTGACACAAAAGCCCCGCTGTTTCCCCACGACAGCCGCCATGGCTCGTACTAAGCTGCGCGATTGATTTGTTCAGGGACGATCCATGAAACGTTTTGCCGCCTGTCTGCTGTCAATGCTGGCCCTGACGGCCAACGCGGCGGATTTGCAACTGCTCACCGACAACCACCCGCCCCTGCATTTCATGCAAGGCAATCAGCTCGCAGGATTCGGTGTGGACGTGGTGCAGGCCCTGGCGACCCAGACCGGCGACCGTATCCATCTGCAACAAGTCCCGCTGCTGCGCGCCCTGCGCATGGCCAGCGATACCCCCGACACCGGCGTATTCACCGTGCTGCGTACCGATGAGCGCGATGATCGCTATCAATGGGTCGGGCCGCTGATCGAAGTCGAAACCGCGCTGTACGCCCGCGACAATCTCCAGCCTCCCGTAAACAGCCTGCGTGAAGCCGATCACCTTGGCCGGATCACCGTGCCGCGCAAATGGCTGGTCTACAGCTACCTGCAAGGACAAGACCTGAACAACCTCTACGGCGTGGAAACCCCGGAGCAGATGATGCGGCTGTTCAGCCTGGGGCGTACCGATTTCGTGGTCTCCGATACCTGGTCCAAAGCCGCCCTCGCCCGCGAACAAGGCATGGAGCCGGGACGCTTGCAGTACCAGATCCCGTTGATGAAACAGAACACCTACATTGCCTTTTCGCCGCAGACCGATCCGAAACAGGTCGCACGCTGGCAGCAGGCGCTGGATACATTGCGGGCCGACGGCCGTCTGGAG includes these proteins:
- a CDS encoding substrate-binding periplasmic protein, which encodes MKRFAACLLSMLALTANAADLQLLTDNHPPLHFMQGNQLAGFGVDVVQALATQTGDRIHLQQVPLLRALRMASDTPDTGVFTVLRTDERDDRYQWVGPLIEVETALYARDNLQPPVNSLREADHLGRITVPRKWLVYSYLQGQDLNNLYGVETPEQMMRLFSLGRTDFVVSDTWSKAALAREQGMEPGRLQYQIPLMKQNTYIAFSPQTDPKQVARWQQALDTLRADGRLEKLRQRWLSNTLPR
- a CDS encoding response regulator, translating into MDHINHILIVDDDREIRELVGNYLTKNGLRSTVVADGRQMRSFLEANTVDLIVLDIMLPGDDGLVLCRELRAGKHKAIPILMLTARDDQTDRILGLEMGADDYLTKPFAARELLARINAVLRRTRMLPPNLLITETGRLLAFGRWRLDTTARHLLDEDDTMVALSGAEYRLLRVFLDHPQRVLSRDQLLNLTQGRDADLFDRSIDLLVSRLRQRLLDDSREPTYIKTVRNEGYVFSFAVEMLAES